A part of Halodesulfovibrio marinisediminis DSM 17456 genomic DNA contains:
- the asnS gene encoding asparagine--tRNA ligase: protein MRRTPIVDALQAEEATKEIKICGWVRTRRDAKGFSFLEMNDGSCLKNLQVIVDESVPTYEIIKDITTGAAVELLGELVPSPGKGQKWEVRATELKLLGTADAEDFPLQKKRHSDEFLRQIAHLRARTNKYGAAFRIRSEAAFAVHKFYRDKGFFNVHTPILTGSDCEGAGEMFRVSTLPATGVEAPKEGSVFEDDFFGREANLTVSGQLEAELLAMGLGKVYTFGPTFRAENSNTPRHAAEFWMIEPEVAFADNEDNMDLAEEMTKYVVKHILENCPDDIELFAKFVDKELMGRLENIINEPFARVSYTEAIELLSATKKKWEFPVEWGIDLQTEHERYLAEEHFKKPVIVYDYPKDIKAFYMRLNDDGKTVAAMDVLVPRIGELIGGSQREERMDVLLERINEMGQNPEDYWWYTDLRRFGSAPHAGFGMGFERLLMLVTGITNIRDVIPFPRTPQHIEF from the coding sequence ATGCGTAGAACACCCATTGTTGATGCATTGCAGGCAGAAGAGGCAACCAAAGAAATCAAAATTTGCGGTTGGGTGCGTACCCGTCGTGATGCAAAGGGCTTTTCATTTCTTGAGATGAATGACGGCTCTTGCCTTAAGAACCTGCAAGTTATTGTCGACGAATCCGTACCGACCTATGAGATCATCAAAGATATAACCACTGGTGCAGCTGTTGAACTGCTTGGTGAACTTGTACCATCTCCAGGTAAAGGACAGAAATGGGAAGTTCGCGCTACAGAACTCAAGCTGCTCGGCACCGCTGACGCAGAAGATTTTCCATTACAGAAAAAACGTCATTCTGACGAATTCCTTCGTCAGATCGCACACCTTCGTGCACGTACCAACAAATACGGTGCAGCATTCCGCATTCGCTCCGAAGCAGCATTCGCCGTACACAAATTTTACCGCGACAAAGGCTTCTTTAACGTACACACACCAATCCTTACCGGTTCCGACTGCGAAGGTGCCGGCGAAATGTTCCGCGTATCCACACTACCTGCTACTGGCGTAGAAGCACCTAAAGAAGGTTCTGTTTTTGAAGATGACTTCTTCGGTCGTGAGGCAAACCTCACCGTATCCGGTCAGCTCGAAGCTGAGCTTCTGGCAATGGGACTTGGTAAAGTGTACACCTTCGGCCCAACCTTCCGTGCTGAAAACTCCAACACTCCACGCCATGCTGCCGAGTTCTGGATGATTGAACCGGAAGTTGCCTTTGCAGACAATGAAGACAACATGGACCTTGCGGAAGAAATGACCAAGTATGTGGTAAAACACATTCTGGAAAACTGCCCTGATGACATCGAACTCTTCGCTAAATTCGTCGACAAAGAGCTCATGGGTCGCCTTGAAAACATCATTAACGAGCCATTTGCACGCGTAAGCTACACAGAAGCAATCGAATTACTCTCCGCTACCAAGAAAAAATGGGAATTCCCTGTTGAGTGGGGAATCGACCTTCAAACCGAACACGAGCGCTACCTTGCAGAAGAGCACTTCAAGAAGCCTGTAATCGTGTACGACTACCCAAAAGACATCAAAGCGTTCTACATGCGTCTTAACGACGATGGTAAAACCGTTGCCGCTATGGACGTTCTCGTTCCGCGCATCGGCGAACTCATCGGCGGTTCACAACGTGAAGAGCGCATGGATGTGCTTCTTGAGCGTATCAACGAAATGGGTCAGAACCCTGAAGACTACTGGTGGTACACCGATCTTCGTCGCTTCGGTTCCGCACCGCACGCAGGCTTCGGTATGGGCTTCGAACGTCTCCTCATGCTCGTCACAGGCATCACCAACATTCGCGACGTTATCCCATTCCCGCGCACACCACAGCATATCGAATTCTAA